ACAACGCACCGCTTATATAGACCACATCGCCCGCATAGCTAACTCCCGTTTCAAGGGAGTAGAGATACTCTTCTTCAAGGTCGGCAATACGAATAGGAACCTCCTCCGCATCAAACCGCCGTTGTGCTTCATCATTCAGGCTCAGCTCCTTTTGTCCCGGTGCCCGAAGGGCCGTGCCGAAAAGGAGGCGACCACTAAAGCGCGGAGAAAACCCTTGCACAAGAGCAAGACGAGGAGATATTCGGCGAAAGGAGTGATCACGATACGTACCGAAGTCTTCACGAAACCCCGCGGTTACATGAAGGCCTGACAACACAGGAAAACGACCTTGATACTGGGCATATCCCGAAAGGGTATATGTAGGCTCTGTTTCTGCTTCAAAGGCTGTATCTGCATCCCATACAATACCCGTATCAGAGGCTGAGACAAACCAGTGCCGTGTTCCTCCGTTGCGGCCCAGACCGCTATGGCTATATAGGTTGAGGCCGGTTTTCACCGTATGGAACGAGTCTATCTCATACTGAAACTCCGTGACATAATCAAGAGATCTTAAACGTTCATCATACTCACCGATAATATCTTGAGGAATAGCAGTATTATACTGATTATTCACCCGTAATCCCCGTTCCGCAGACTCAGTTACGGTCAGATATGATTCCAGGGAAAGCCGTTCTGAAATATCGGTTTCATACCGCACATAGGGCATAAGGGTGGTCCACACGACGCGATTTCCCTTATGGGTTGAACTCCCCCAAAACTCTCCAATCCCTCCCTCTTTCTCGCTATAGAGAACCCCTATGCCAAGCCCATGGGCTCTCCCCGTGGAAAAGGCATGAGAAAATCTCGCATAGGAAGCATAGGTATGATCTCGATAGAGTCGCCGGGAATCTCCCATTACAGGGGTACGGGATGCTTCGCGGGTATAGCGGGCTGCTTCTACATGGCTCACCCCTGCAGATCCATGATGGGAAAGAGCGGCAAAGTTTCCTCGGGTGGACCGTTCATTTCCCGCAAAAATCCGGGCAAAGCCCCGTGTACTTCCGGGAGGAGGATCATCATACACCACATTTAAAACACCATAAAAAGCCCCCACCCCATACAAGGCTGAAGCTGGTCCGCGAAGGAATTCAACTTGAGATGCGCCCAAGACAGGCATATTCTCTTCAATAAACACCTTATTTGCCCGTACATGGCGCACGGGAATACCATCCACCAAGAGGAGATGTTTGTTATTGTTCCACCCATCAAAACCTTGTCCACGAGTTTCAAGGCCACGTTCTCCAAACCGAATATTTGTGGAATATCCCGGGGTACTATTAGCAAGATCTCCGAGGGAAAAATGTCCATAAGAACGAATATCATCTGCCGTATGCACGGATACAAATCCCGGAGCACGGCTCACCGTTTCATCCATACGAGACGACACGGTTACTTGTACCTGCATTAATTCTTCAAAGGTCATGGTGAGAAGAGGATCCTCACCGGCAAAACAGAGCATACAGAGTACCGTAAGCAATAAGGGCCGCTTCATTTCATCCTCCTGCTGCGTTGGCCCTAAGTATATCCTTGCGGAAGAGATTGTGCAAGGGGTAATCTCTGTGGCGATAAAAAAAGAGGAAGAACAACTCTTCCTCTTTTCTAGTATGCTGATATGGAATACGTTATCGCTGTTGCTGTACACCCACGGGACGAATGGAGCGCCCATCCCCCTCATGAAAATCCCGGAGAGAATCCGACGGAAGGGAGTCTTCTAAAACCAAGGGACTCCCCCCCGGTGCTCCATGATTGGGCATAACAACATTCCCCGCAACAAAGAGGCCGGAAAGAAATCCTACTCCCACAATACACATGGCAACGGTGCCTTTCTTAATGAGAAAAGACAGGGGAAGTGACCAGCGATATCGCCGATCGCGCATGGCAATAATGGCACGTCGTATCTGCGCATCACGCCGCGGGTCCACAGTGGTTTCAAGACCACCATCACTGCGCACCAGAGAGAAGAAACGTTTATATTCAGCTGTCTCACGGGCACAGAAGACACACTCTTCCATATGTTCCTCGTAGGCAACACGTTCACTTTCTGTCAAATCACCCAACACGTAGAGAAACCCCTCTTCTTCATGGCGATTACACTTCATAATACCCTCGC
The Chitinivibrio alkaliphilus ACht1 DNA segment above includes these coding regions:
- a CDS encoding TonB-dependent receptor plug domain-containing protein is translated as MKRPLLLTVLCMLCFAGEDPLLTMTFEELMQVQVTVSSRMDETVSRAPGFVSVHTADDIRSYGHFSLGDLANSTPGYSTNIRFGERGLETRGQGFDGWNNNKHLLLVDGIPVRHVRANKVFIEENMPVLGASQVEFLRGPASALYGVGAFYGVLNVVYDDPPPGSTRGFARIFAGNERSTRGNFAALSHHGSAGVSHVEAARYTREASRTPVMGDSRRLYRDHTYASYARFSHAFSTGRAHGLGIGVLYSEKEGGIGEFWGSSTHKGNRVVWTTLMPYVRYETDISERLSLESYLTVTESAERGLRVNNQYNTAIPQDIIGEYDERLRSLDYVTEFQYEIDSFHTVKTGLNLYSHSGLGRNGGTRHWFVSASDTGIVWDADTAFEAETEPTYTLSGYAQYQGRFPVLSGLHVTAGFREDFGTYRDHSFRRISPRLALVQGFSPRFSGRLLFGTALRAPGQKELSLNDEAQRRFDAEEVPIRIADLEEEYLYSLETGVSYAGDVVYISGALFYNSTDNTIENYTPDTTEGGMNLNAFRNARGSIDAYGGEVETIISPGTESRLFANYAWARSEDAAGKRIVGMPTHKFSLGGRHRFLLPVPLTVSVLNSYTAGYVMGDRSTGLGRGETSFFLSGAVSRHLSVELQGKNIFDDTTPLISGSQGVQEYTVPVQGRRWYAGMSLTL
- a CDS encoding anti-sigma factor family protein, with translation MKCNRHEEEGFLYVLGDLTESERVAYEEHMEECVFCARETAEYKRFFSLVRSDGGLETTVDPRRDAQIRRAIIAMRDRRYRWSLPLSFLIKKGTVAMCIVGVGFLSGLFVAGNVVMPNHGAPGGSPLVLEDSLPSDSLRDFHEGDGRSIRPVGVQQQR